The Bacillales bacterium DNA window TGAGCATGGAGTTGCTGTTTATGGAGCAACGTTGACACCTTTTAAAGGTTCAAACAGATATACGGAACAAGGGGAAAAAACGCGTGAAGCAGTGAATCAATGGATTCGCACGAGCGGTGCCTTCGACGGGGTGATCGATTTCGACAAAGCGCTGCGCGATCCGCGTCATCCGAAACGATTGCTTCCCGAGTACGACCACGGCGATCATTTTCATCCAAACGACCTCGGCTATCAGTTGATGGCAAACGTGGTCGACTTATCGATGTTCAACTAAACGCATGAAACGCCGGAGCAAATGCTCCGGCGTTTTGTCGGTTAAGGACGGGAGATCAATGGTGTTAATTTTTTTGTTAAGGTTTCCGTTGTATAGGCGCCGGCAATCTTAAGTTTCGTCATGCCGTTTTGTTTAACGATGATGGCGGGAACGGACGGGATTTCGAATTCCTGTTGCAAGTCTCTTAAATCGCCCGTTTTAATGCTGATCTTTCTTTCATTCACCGGTACGTCGTCATAGGCATCCAGCAATGCCGAAAAGTAGCGGTCTTTCAATTGTTCATCCGTATCCATGCTGTAAAGGAGAATGACGCGAACGTCCGTTCCTCCCGCGTGGGCGGTTTTTTCGGTAAACGTTAATGCCTCACAACCGGAAAGCATAAATAAGAGGATAAGAGGTAAAACGAAGTAAGTTTTCATTGATGCAGATCCTCCTGCTGGAGAGCGTTTATTGAAAGTAAGTTCGTTGATTTCATCTTAACACGGAGAAAATCGAATGCTGTTCTTATGCATGAAATGTTACATAAATGAAAATGGGTTGTTATGAATATTGCAATTCGAAAAAAAAGAACACGAAAGTTTAAAAATCCCAGCCATTTTTCGTTTGGAAAACCTTATAATGAGATTAAGGGGGGGTATCGGTGAAAAAAAGGTTACTGATCGGTTGTGCAGTTTTGTTGCTGGCCGGATGCTCGTCATCGTCGCAAACGCAGTCGTCTCATCCAGACCCACCGGATAAAATGCGAAAAAACGAGCAGCTCGCTGAGAAAACGGCACCTAAAAAAACCGAGCAGCCTACACAACACGATGAAAAGAAGCAGCCTGATGTGAAAAAGGAGCCGAAGGAGATTCATCCTCAATACCGGATGACCAAAAACTATTATTTGAAACCGATCGATCAAGCGGACCCGAAGGTGGTGTTGTTGACGATCGACGATGCGCCTGACGAACATGCCGTGGAAATGGCCAAAACGTTGAAAAAACTTCACGCGAAGGCAATCTTTTTTGTCAATGGCATGTACGTGAAAGACGACGAAGGCTTGAACAAATTAAAAAAAATTGAAGCTCTCGGGTTTCCGGTCGGCAATCATACCGTTACGCATCCGAATTTATCCGATCTTTCGCCAGAGGAGCAAAGAAAAGAAATCCTTCCTGTTTACGAAACATTGCAACGAACAAGCGGAAAACCGGTGAAGTTTTTCCGGGCACCGCACGGGGTGAATACGAAAGTTTCCGATCAACTGGCAAAAGAAAGAAATGTGCTCGTGATGAACTGGTCGTACGGTTACGATTGGCACAAACAATATGAAAATCCTGAAGCCCTTGCCAAAATCATGATTACGACCCCGTATTTGCATAACGGTTCGATTTTGCTCATGCACGACAGAAGTTGGACAGCGGAAGCTCTCCCCGAAATCGTGAAAGGCCTTCGTGCCAAAGGATACACCATCGTCGATCCGGAACGGATTGAAACGCCGCTGACGCAAAAAAACAAGGAGTGACCGGTAGGACGGTCCTCCTTCTTTTATTCATCGATCGGCGGCATGATTCTGCCGTTGAACAGCTGCAATTTTCCGTGCAAACGGCCCGCAATCCATTTGCATAACTCGTTCGCTTTCCCTTTATCGCCTTGCGTGGCATCATTAGGGAGCGTAATTTGCACGCAACATCGCCCATCAACGGCACCGTTCGGGCTTTTCCCACTTTCAACGGCAATGACAATGACGTTGTACCGCTCATGCAACCCGCGCAAATAAAACCACCGGTCTTCGCCTTGCGGTGAATCTTCGATTGTGTAAGGGAAGGCGGCTTCATCATATGCCCACCTCAGTTGCTCACCGGTTTTCGCGGTTGCCGTTTTGTAGTCCCGCAACAACTTCTTGATAACGTCCGGATGAACGGCTTCATCAAGATAAATGTAGGCGTTTTCCAACGAAACATCCCCTCGATTCCAAGCAATTATCATTATCTTAGCATTTGTGGAAACATTACGACAAGCAGTGGAACATCGGAGTTAATAAGTATGTTATATTGAATTGAAAATGACATACTAAAAAAGGTTGACAAAACAAAAATGACATCATAATATAAAGAAAAACAGTTGTAAAAGCGCTTACAAAAAAGGTGATGAGGAGATGAAACGTATGGGAACGCTCGTATGCCAAACTTGTGATTCAACGATAGAACACTTTCTCTCCAACAAAGTCACGACGCTTTATTCACGTTGCCCGAAATGCTGCAAAAAGAGGCGGAAGTAAATGAAAAAGATGCGCGGTCCGCGGCGCATCTTTTTCATTGCTTCACCGGAACGGCAATTTCGTTTACCGCCGTCCGGTAGAGCGGGATTAAGGGTTCAAACGTATCAGAGATTCGTTGCGTCCATTCCTTGCCGCTGAGACGGATTGCCTCGGCTTGTTCAATCGTTCGCCCGCAAAGAAATTCTCCTTTTTTCACCGTTTTCAATCGTTCAAGCATCGCCTTTACGTCCTTTTCATTGAACCGCCCAACTTCGGGTTTCGTATGATCTTTCGAAAACACGAAATCTTTAGGGAGATGGTTGAGCCATTCATTCCTACTCCGTTGCAACCTGTTCGCAATTTCTTCTTTGTTTTCGGCTTCGTTAATGACAGCGAACCAAAGGAAGACATGCGATTGCCAAAGCCCGATTTGAAAATGCGGATGTTTTTTGTATCCTCTTCGGTTTCCGGCGATCGCCACCCAAGTGTCCTTAGGAGGATTCACCGTGCGGCGGGCGTGACGAGCCACGTGCGGATACATTGTCTCGCCCGTTGCAGCAGACAACGATTCTGCGAACGATTGTCCGAGCGTTTCCAATTTCGGGCGTACTCGTTTCTTTAGTTGTTCCATGCGTGCTTCGAGACCTTCCACTTGAAAAACGTTAAAGTCAGCTTTTGCAAAACCTTTGAATGCCATCGTCGACTCCTTATTCACCTATTTTGTTTGCAGTGTACCATAAATTGCGTTTGAATGGGCAAAGAAACGGGAATGAAAGGTACAAACAGACTGAATTTTTCATACAATGCAGCAAGGAAAAAAAAGATGACTGCGCACTTATCGGAGCCCGAATTTACTTTTCTTGAAATTTCCACTTGCGCTGCGAAGAAGTCCTATGGTAAGTTAATGTAAATTTCCTTCGACTTGTCAGAAAATTATGGAAGGGAGTGTAGGGAACCATGAAACAAGTGATGCAAACGTTGAAAAGAAGGGACGCGGAAAGAAGAATCCCGGTGATTCGGTTGGAAATCGACTATGAACTGGTCACTCTACACGATGCGATGACGGAAAATGACAAGAAAGCGATCCATGAATGTAAGAACAGACTCGAAAAGCTTCGTCAGGAGCTTGTACGTCTCGAAGCTTAAGCCCTTTCAATGAAAGGGTCTTTTTTATGTGTCATAATAGATTAGGAAAAGGGGATAAGGTAAAACTATCCTTAAGGAATCGACGAAGGAGTTTCTTACATGACAGTTACGGATTGGAAACAAGTGGACCGCGATGCAAAGGCTTGGATGAAAGAAGCGGCTGAACGCATTCGAAAATCGTTCAAAAAACGAATTCGGATCGGGTACAAAGCGAATCCCGACGACCTCGTAACCGAAATGGACCGGGAGACGGAAAAGTATTTCGCCGATCAAATTCACGAGCATTATCCAGATCATCGCATCTTGGGCGAAGAAGGGTTTGGAGATGAGATTTCGACGACGGACGGAACGATCTGGATCATCGATCCGATCGATGGGACGATGAATTTCGTACACCAGCAAAGCCATTTCGCGATATCGATCGGCATCTTTCATGACGGTGTCGGTCAAATCGGATTGATTTACGATGTCGTTGCCGACGAATGGTTTCATTGCATCAAAGGGCACGGGGCTTTCCTTAATGACAGACCGTTGAAGAAACGAAACGCGGTACCGGTGGAACAATCGATTATCGGCTTGAACGCGACGTGGCTGACGAATAACCGTCGAATTGATCCGCGTTATCTCGCGCCGCTCGTTGGCCGTTCGCGCGGCACCCGCTCCTACGGTTCAGCGGCGATCGAACTTGCCTATGTTGCTGCGGGGCGTTTGGATGCTTATTTTTCGATGCGTCTTTCGCCGTGGGATTTTGCCGCAGGACTTGTATTGTTGGATGAAGTGGGCGGAGTCGTGACGACAGTGGACGGAAAGCCGGTTCGACTACTGGAGCAAAACTCGATTTTTGCGGCTGAAAAGCAGCTTCATCAAGAAATTTTCGAGACGTATATTCGCAAAGGCATCGACAAAGATTTGTTCATGAAATTGTAGAAAAAGGGGTGCGGCTCGACCGCTACCCCTTTGATGCGTTCAATCGTCGTTTCAAAGTGAATCCTGCTGCCATGCATGCAACGGCTCCGATGATCGACAATACGACACCGACCGTGCTGTGCTCGGCGACGGCTGCACCGATGGCGAACAAACAGGCAAACGTGAGAATCGACAAGACGAGAAAAGCGACATTTCTCCATCCCATGCTGTACCCTCCTCGACCGATCGCAAACGATCGGTTTTTCTAAATCAAGCATAACGCATTCGCCCGAAAAAGAAAATCAAAGACAACTATGTTATAATAGTTTGGTTATGTTTAAATTGAGGAGAGAAATGAAATGACGAATTTAAGAAACGATTTGCGAAACGTTGCGATTATTGCCCACGTCGACCATGGGAAAACGACGCTTGTCGACCAGTTGCTGCGGCAATCGGGAACTTTTCGGGAAAACGAACAAGTGAACGAGCGGGCCATGGACACGAACGATTTGGAACGGGAACGCGGGATTACGATTCTTGCGAAAAATACCGCGATTCAATATAAAAATACCCGAATCAACATTTTGGATACGCCCGGCCACGCCGATTTCGGCGGAGAAGTGGAAAGAATTATGAATCTCGTCGACGGGGTTTTGCTCGTTGTCGACGCGTTCGAAGGGTGCATGCCGCAGACGCGGTTTGTATTGAAGAAGGCGTTTGAACAGCAATTAACGCCGATTGTTGTCGTGAATAAAATTGACAGGCCGAACGCGCGGCCGAGCGAAGTCGTCGACGAAGTGCTTGATCTGTTCATTGACCTCGGCGCCGGCGAAGAACAACTCGACTTTCCGGTTATTTACACTTCTGCCGTCAACGGGACGTCAAGCTTTGATCCGAACCAACAAAACGACGACATGACCACACTGTTCGATTTCATCGTCGAAAACGTACCAGCCCCCGTCGATGCTGGTGAAGATCCGCTTCAGTTCCAAGTCACTTTGCTCGATTACAGTGAATTTCTCGGCAGAATCGGGATCGGCCGCGTCTTCCGCGGCACCATCAAAGTAGGTCAGCAAGTGTCAGTTTGCAAACTTGACGGCACCGTGAAGAATTTCAGAGTCAGCAAGTTGTACGGATTCATCGGCTTGAAACGGATAGAAATTGAAGAAGCGGGATGCGGGGATATCGTTGCAGTCGCCGGTATGGAAGAAATCACAGTCGGCGAAACAATTTGCCCGCAGGACCATATCGATCCGCTGCCCGTTCTGAGAATCGATGAACCGACTTTGCAAATGACTTTTTCGACGAATACGAGTCCTTTTGCCGGACGTGAAGGACAATATGTAACAAGTCGTAAAATCGAAGAGCGTTTGAACGTTGAATTGAAAAAGGACGTCAGCTTGCGCGTGCAGCCGACCGATTCTCCCGACGCTTGGATCGTGTCGGGACGGGGAGAATTACATCTTTCGATTTTGATCGAAAACATGCGCCGCGAAGGGTATGAGCTTTCGGTTTCAAAACCGGAAGTTATTATTCGGGAGATTGACGGCGTGCGGAGCGAGCCGTTTGAACGCGTGGACATTACCGTTCCGGATGAGCATACAGGCACGATTATGGAAGCGCTTGGAGAGCGCAAAGCGGAAATGTTGAACATGGAACAAAAAGAAGGCAATCAAGTGCATCTTGAATTTCTCGTGCCTTCGCGCGGCTTAATTGGGTATCTCCGTGAATTTTTGACGCAAACGCGCGGGTACGGGATTTTAAATCATTCGTTTGATTCGTACCAGCCTGCAGTGGATGAACAAATCGGCGGCCGCCGTCAAGGTGTGCTTGTGTCGATGGAAAATGGAAAGGCGACGCCGTATTCAATGTTCCAGCTCGAAGACCGCGGCAGCATGTTCGTTGAGCCCGGCGACGAAATTTACGAAGGCATGATCGTCGGCGAACATAATCGCGACAACGATTTAGCGGTGAACGTAACGAAAGAAAAACACGCAACGAACGTGCGATCGGCAACGAAAGATCAGACGGTTACGTTGAAGAAGTCGCGCACGCTGTCGCTCGAAGATGCGTTGACGTACATTAATCAAGATGAATTGTGCGAAGTGACGCCGAAGACGATACGGCTGCGCAAGAAAATCTTGAATAAAAACGAGCGCGAGCGGGCGGCGAAAAAGCTGAAAGCGGCTTATCGTTGATTTCGCCCCAGCCGCTCAGGTAAAGTGAAAGGTAGAGACGAGGAGGGGGAACATGGGCGAATTTTTCTCGGATTTCGCAAGATTGTACGGGATTGAAGGTGAGCATCCGCAGCGGGCGTTTTGGCTTTTGTATGCGACCATCTTATTTCTTTCGGCCGTCGTCTATCGGCTCGGTTTCGCCAGAAAGCTGCCGCTTTTGAAGAATGTTGTCATCTTTATCTTTCTTGCGGTCGGTTGTTTCGTCATGACCATCTTTGCTGAACGGTTTCCGGTTGTGAAATGTTTAATCGTCATCGCGGTCGTTTTCGGGGGCTACAAATGGCGATTGCACCGCTCAAACAAACGAAACGACCCTGCATAATGAGCGAGGAGGGTTCGTTTGAAACTCGAGGAAGCTTTGTACAATTGGTTGAGTATCAAAATTGTTTCTGATGCCCGCCCCGACGATCAGGCGGCCGCGGATACGCACCGTTTTTTTCGCGAAATTCTCGAACAAGATCACGGCGTAGACGGGCTGGAAGTCACCGTTGCCGATGATGAGTACCGTGTGCATTATCAAATCGGAGGAGTCGAGAGCGAACGGTGTTATCCCGCCCGAACGGCACAATCGCTTTTGCGTTCGATCGAGGCGGAGCCTCGTTACAACGACCAATGACGAAGAAAGGGAGCCGCTCAGCTGCGGCTCCCTTTTGGTTTACCATTTGTTTTTTCCCTTTTCGGACCGGTGATAAATTTTATAAGGATGCTTCGAAAACTTTTCTTTCGTTTTGCTCGCGATTCTTTCATCGCAGTCCTTGCACATGTACGTGTGAATCGGTCGGTTTCTCAATTTCTTTGCGAGAGCGCTTTCGTCATGAAGCGTGGCGACCTTTTCGCACAATACGCACTGTACTTTCACGAGGAACACCTGCCTTACAAACATGGTGCTATTATAACACATTCGCCGTTCTGCTGTTAGATGAGACAATCCGTTCGAGAATCAGCGATTTTGTTGGCGTTCTGGATTTCGGTTTTGATCGTCCGTCCTCGGTGATTTTTTGTTGTTCCCCGGTTTGCTGCCTTTCTTTTGCTGTTTTTCCCACTGCT harbors:
- a CDS encoding polysaccharide deacetylase family protein; translation: MKKRLLIGCAVLLLAGCSSSSQTQSSHPDPPDKMRKNEQLAEKTAPKKTEQPTQHDEKKQPDVKKEPKEIHPQYRMTKNYYLKPIDQADPKVVLLTIDDAPDEHAVEMAKTLKKLHAKAIFFVNGMYVKDDEGLNKLKKIEALGFPVGNHTVTHPNLSDLSPEEQRKEILPVYETLQRTSGKPVKFFRAPHGVNTKVSDQLAKERNVLVMNWSYGYDWHKQYENPEALAKIMITTPYLHNGSILLMHDRSWTAEALPEIVKGLRAKGYTIVDPERIETPLTQKNKE
- a CDS encoding DUF1885 family protein, which gives rise to MENAYIYLDEAVHPDVIKKLLRDYKTATAKTGEQLRWAYDEAAFPYTIEDSPQGEDRWFYLRGLHERYNVIVIAVESGKSPNGAVDGRCCVQITLPNDATQGDKGKANELCKWIAGRLHGKLQLFNGRIMPPIDE
- a CDS encoding GapA-binding peptide SR1P, which codes for MGTLVCQTCDSTIEHFLSNKVTTLYSRCPKCCKKRRK
- a CDS encoding DUF1054 domain-containing protein, translating into MAFKGFAKADFNVFQVEGLEARMEQLKKRVRPKLETLGQSFAESLSAATGETMYPHVARHARRTVNPPKDTWVAIAGNRRGYKKHPHFQIGLWQSHVFLWFAVINEAENKEEIANRLQRSRNEWLNHLPKDFVFSKDHTKPEVGRFNEKDVKAMLERLKTVKKGEFLCGRTIEQAEAIRLSGKEWTQRISDTFEPLIPLYRTAVNEIAVPVKQ
- a CDS encoding inositol monophosphatase family protein, which encodes MTVTDWKQVDRDAKAWMKEAAERIRKSFKKRIRIGYKANPDDLVTEMDRETEKYFADQIHEHYPDHRILGEEGFGDEISTTDGTIWIIDPIDGTMNFVHQQSHFAISIGIFHDGVGQIGLIYDVVADEWFHCIKGHGAFLNDRPLKKRNAVPVEQSIIGLNATWLTNNRRIDPRYLAPLVGRSRGTRSYGSAAIELAYVAAGRLDAYFSMRLSPWDFAAGLVLLDEVGGVVTTVDGKPVRLLEQNSIFAAEKQLHQEIFETYIRKGIDKDLFMKL
- a CDS encoding DUF5325 family protein, with the translated sequence MGWRNVAFLVLSILTFACLFAIGAAVAEHSTVGVVLSIIGAVACMAAGFTLKRRLNASKG
- the typA gene encoding translational GTPase TypA, with the translated sequence MTNLRNDLRNVAIIAHVDHGKTTLVDQLLRQSGTFRENEQVNERAMDTNDLERERGITILAKNTAIQYKNTRINILDTPGHADFGGEVERIMNLVDGVLLVVDAFEGCMPQTRFVLKKAFEQQLTPIVVVNKIDRPNARPSEVVDEVLDLFIDLGAGEEQLDFPVIYTSAVNGTSSFDPNQQNDDMTTLFDFIVENVPAPVDAGEDPLQFQVTLLDYSEFLGRIGIGRVFRGTIKVGQQVSVCKLDGTVKNFRVSKLYGFIGLKRIEIEEAGCGDIVAVAGMEEITVGETICPQDHIDPLPVLRIDEPTLQMTFSTNTSPFAGREGQYVTSRKIEERLNVELKKDVSLRVQPTDSPDAWIVSGRGELHLSILIENMRREGYELSVSKPEVIIREIDGVRSEPFERVDITVPDEHTGTIMEALGERKAEMLNMEQKEGNQVHLEFLVPSRGLIGYLREFLTQTRGYGILNHSFDSYQPAVDEQIGGRRQGVLVSMENGKATPYSMFQLEDRGSMFVEPGDEIYEGMIVGEHNRDNDLAVNVTKEKHATNVRSATKDQTVTLKKSRTLSLEDALTYINQDELCEVTPKTIRLRKKILNKNERERAAKKLKAAYR
- a CDS encoding YlaH-like family protein, whose protein sequence is MGEFFSDFARLYGIEGEHPQRAFWLLYATILFLSAVVYRLGFARKLPLLKNVVIFIFLAVGCFVMTIFAERFPVVKCLIVIAVVFGGYKWRLHRSNKRNDPA
- a CDS encoding YlaI family protein; translated protein: MKVQCVLCEKVATLHDESALAKKLRNRPIHTYMCKDCDERIASKTKEKFSKHPYKIYHRSEKGKNKW